The sequence ACCTATCTCAATTCCTCTGCGGTTCTCTGCGTAAATCTCCGCGCTCTCTGCGGTTACTGTATTTTTTAACAGCCTTTACCGCAGAGTTCGCAAAGAAACAGCCCGCAGAGAACGCTGAGAAGTGCAAAATGTCGTACACCCCGAAATACAGTAGGAGAAAATGGAAAATAGTTAATTCGTATTTTTGTTAATACGGAAATCAAACCCAACATTATAATTACGGTTTACAGAACTTCTAAAATCAGCAAATACTATGAAGGTTAAATACGATAAAAAGGTAGATGTGCTTTACATTTCTTTCAGCAAGAATAAAATCAAAGAAAGCGATGAAGGCAAGCCAGGAGTTATCATTGATTATGATAAAAACGGCTCCATTGTTGGAATTGAAATCCTTGATGCTTCACACAAAATGCCGAATCCGAGAAAAGTTGAATACGAAGTGGCGTAAATAAAAAATCTTCGGCAGAAACCGGGCGATGTGCAGCCGCCACGGAGTTTTGCCTTTACCCCGTTGGATAAGAATCCAATCCTACGGGGTTTATGCTGAGTGTGAAGATTTAGCAGAAGAAATCCCTTCTGCCGAATGATTCTTCGCAAGGGAACAGCTATTCTTCGCTCTGGAAGAACGGTTCTTCAGAAGGGAATAGTGATTCTTCGAATGGGAAGAACGGTTCTTCGGAAGAGAATAGCCATTCTTCGCTGCGGAAGAATGATTATTCGGAAGGGAAGAGCTTTATTTATTAAGGAGTTTGCGGCTTTTCGGGTCCTCTGCCTGCTTCGAGCGACATGCTATCACGTTTGTTGCGCAGGATTTTAGAAAGTTTATGGTCTTTGCCCAAATGCCCAACCAGAGATTCCACTAACTCGCTTGAAATTTTGTAATAGCCCTCAAGTTTTTCATTGGCTTCCAGCACGGCTTTCTGCTTCAGGGCTTCGAGGTCGGTAATTTTTCCTTCAGCGCCTTCGTAGGTTTTTGCTTTTTCTTCGAGGATTTTAATGTTGCCATCAATGTCGAAGGTTACTCCCGGCTTTGCTTCTTTGATTTGTTTTTGAATCCCGGGGTCTTTCATCTCATCCTTCATCCATTCGGAGAAGGCGAGTTTTTGTGCTTCTGTTAGTGCCATGACTTTTAAGTTTAATTGTTTTTATTTTTTAATTTCCTACAGTATAACTTATATCGTGCCAAACTTTTTTTTCTACAACGATTGGTGGAAAAGAAATATTGTATGGTGATTGGAAAAACATCTGTCTTTTAGACCAGCGAGCAGATTTTATAGATGAATGATGGAATAATTTCGGCAGGGGAATGAAATAAGTAACAACATTGCTCATTATTTTTTAACTTTATGGTATAATTCTTTTCGAATGAAAACAAAATTATTCGTCAACGGAAGAATCCTCGCGCCAGCGGAACTCTCCGCATTCTTGCTTCTTACTTCTTACTTCTTACTTCTCACTTCCCTTCCCGCTCAAACCATTGCAGCGGGAGGAGATCAAGGGTCTCATTCCCTTGCCATTTGCAGCGATAGCACAGTAAGGGCTTGGGGAAACAATTTCTTTGGTGAGCTTGGGAATGGAAACAACACAGCCAGCAATGTTCCCGTTTCCGTAAGTTCTCTCTCAGGCATCACCGCCATTGCAGGAGGATTGTATCATTCCCTTGCCCTGAAAAATGACAGCACGGTTTGGGCTTGGGGATACAATATAGATGGTCAACTCGGAAATGGAACCAATACCGACAGCAATATTCCCGTGCAGGTGAGCGGACTTTCAGGCATCACTGCCATTGCAGCAGGAGGGTATCATTCCTTTGCCCTAAAAAATAATGGAACGGTATGGGCTTGGGGATACAATTTCGATGGTCAACTTGGCAATGGAAACAATACAGCCAGCAATGTTCCTGTTTCCGTAAGTTCTCTCACAGGCATCATTGCTATTGCAGGAGGAACTGGTCATTCCCTTGCGCTGAAAAATGGCGGCACTGTATGGGCTTGGGGAGGCAATGGTGCTGGTCAACTTGGAAATGGAACCAACACCGATAGCAATGTTCCAGTGCAAGTGAGTTCTCTCACAGGCATCACCGCTATTGTGGCTGGTGGGTATCATTCACTTGCCCTGAAAAATGACAGCACTGTATGGGCTTGGGGAGGCAATGTTGCTGGTCAACTTGGAAATGGAAACAACACAGCCAGCAATGTTCCTGTTTCCGTAAGTTCTCTCACAGGCATCACCGCCCTTGCAGGAGGATATTATCATTCCCTTGCCCTGAAAAATGATAGCATGGTTTGGGCTTGGGGAGACAATGGTGCTGGTCAACTTGGGAATGGAAACAACACAGCCAGCAATGTTCCTGTTTCCGTAAGTTCTCTCACAGGCATCACCGCCATTGCAGGAGGAGGGTATCATTCCCTTGCGCTGATGAATGGCGGTACGGTTTGGGCTTGGGGATACAATATAGATGGTCAACTCGGAAATGGAAACAACACCGATAGTAATGTTCCCGTGCAGGTAACAGGGCTGTGCCCGGTGCTAAATGCAATCAATGAAATTACAGAACAACTATTTGTTACAGTTTCTCCCAACCCCACCAGCGGGCTGTTTAATGTGCAGACCCGCCTGCCGGACGGGCAGGTGAGCGGATTAGCAAACCCGCCTGCGGCATGGGCAGGTATGCAGATGAACAGCATAGAAGTTTATAATGTGTTTGGAGAAATGGTTTTGGATTTACCAATTAACCAATTAACCAATCAACTAATTAACCTTTCCTTTCAACCCGAAGGAATATATTTTGTAAAGATTGAAACAGCGCAAGGCATGGTGAGCAGAAAAGTTGTGCTGATGAAGTGAGGATGTTTCTATACATAAAACGGGATAAATTAGTACATTCTACAAGTGGTACAGATAACAAAACCATACAGATTTACGGAAATACAAATTGATACAAATCTGTATGGATTTGTATTTCTGTACATCTGTAACAATCTGTTATCTGTACCATATATGAAAATGTCACAATTTATCCCGCGCATAGTATAAACTTCAACATTCGACATTCGTTGTTCAATATTCATTATTCAGTTTTCATTCAAAATCCATATCCTTTATAGTCCTTTGTAAATTCTTCGTCAGGAATTTTTATGTTCACCTGCAAATCGTGGTATTCGTACGATTCAAATAAACCTTTTTCGTCATACACTTTTATCACGCGCGGTATGAGCAGTTCTTTGTCAATGTAGAGTATCATTTTGCTGCCGTACACATTGGGCACTTTTATTTTCTGTCCGGCTTTCACATCGTGGTAATTGCTCACCTTGCCTGAATTTATTTCGAGGAGCATGTAATCGCTCACTTTTAATTTGCGCCCTATCGTTACCAGTGTTTCGCCTTTCAGCACGGTGTAATCCACATAGTTAAAAAAGGGATATTCCGCAGTGATAAGGTAACACTCATTAGAATTCCAGGTAAGTGTTCCTCCGTATTTGAAATAATCGTCAAACTTTTCTCCCACTATGCCGATGGAATTTTTAATAATGCCGGCAAAATAATCAAAGCCGACTTCATAGATGGTGTGATGCTGGTTCTCGCGCATGATGGAACCCATGGGGTCAAGGTTCAGATTCATGTACGGAAAGCCATCGGGGTTCACGAGGGCATTATCGTTGTTCTTTCCTTTTATCCATAAAAGTTCAGGTCCTTTCAGGTAGATATATGCTTTTTTGGGAGAGGCGTTCATTTTAATTTCCGATTCAATAGAAATAAGTTTTCCGTTAAAGCGTTCGTTGCACTTCAGATGAAACTTCAGCGTTTGTATTTTATCTACCGAAGCAATTGTGTTTTGAAGAATTTCTTTGCAGGAAGGAGAAGAAGGAGAGTAGGCAGTAGGCAGCAGGCAGTAGGCAATCAACAACAAAATACTTGATACGTTATACTTAATACCGGATTTAAAAATCATCTCACGAAACTACGAAAAAACAATCTTAACCTTATTTCCCTATTTCCCTATACCTTTGCCCCATGAGAATTTTAGGAATCATCCCCGCCCGCTACGCCTCCACGCGTTTCCCCGGCAAACCGCTTGCTGATGTAAACGGCAAACCGATGATTCAGCGCGTGTATGAGCAGGCGAAGAAATGCAAATCGCTTGCTGAAGTGGTGGTGGCTACCGATGACAAACGCATAGAATCCGCTGTAAAAAAGTTTAAAGGAAAAGTGGTGATG comes from Bacteroidota bacterium and encodes:
- a CDS encoding T9SS type A sorting domain-containing protein, which encodes MKTKLFVNGRILAPAELSAFLLLTSYFLLLTSLPAQTIAAGGDQGSHSLAICSDSTVRAWGNNFFGELGNGNNTASNVPVSVSSLSGITAIAGGLYHSLALKNDSTVWAWGYNIDGQLGNGTNTDSNIPVQVSGLSGITAIAAGGYHSFALKNNGTVWAWGYNFDGQLGNGNNTASNVPVSVSSLTGIIAIAGGTGHSLALKNGGTVWAWGGNGAGQLGNGTNTDSNVPVQVSSLTGITAIVAGGYHSLALKNDSTVWAWGGNVAGQLGNGNNTASNVPVSVSSLTGITALAGGYYHSLALKNDSMVWAWGDNGAGQLGNGNNTASNVPVSVSSLTGITAIAGGGYHSLALMNGGTVWAWGYNIDGQLGNGNNTDSNVPVQVTGLCPVLNAINEITEQLFVTVSPNPTSGLFNVQTRLPDGQVSGLANPPAAWAGMQMNSIEVYNVFGEMVLDLPINQLTNQLINLSFQPEGIYFVKIETAQGMVSRKVVLMK
- a CDS encoding DUF2283 domain-containing protein codes for the protein MKVKYDKKVDVLYISFSKNKIKESDEGKPGVIIDYDKNGSIVGIEILDASHKMPNPRKVEYEVA
- a CDS encoding DUF1571 domain-containing protein, with protein sequence MIFKSGIKYNVSSILLLIAYCLLPTAYSPSSPSCKEILQNTIASVDKIQTLKFHLKCNERFNGKLISIESEIKMNASPKKAYIYLKGPELLWIKGKNNDNALVNPDGFPYMNLNLDPMGSIMRENQHHTIYEVGFDYFAGIIKNSIGIVGEKFDDYFKYGGTLTWNSNECYLITAEYPFFNYVDYTVLKGETLVTIGRKLKVSDYMLLEINSGKVSNYHDVKAGQKIKVPNVYGSKMILYIDKELLIPRVIKVYDEKGLFESYEYHDLQVNIKIPDEEFTKDYKGYGF